In the genome of Notamacropus eugenii isolate mMacEug1 chromosome 5, mMacEug1.pri_v2, whole genome shotgun sequence, one region contains:
- the PXYLP1 gene encoding 2-phosphoxylose phosphatase 1: MLFRNRFLLLLVLAALLAFLSISLQFFHLTPVTPVKNGMNGKNRKRIMPDPLTEPPVVDPIHEARIYCNIPSVTERSAEGHAPYYFKLISVHVLIRHGDRYPLYAIPKTKRPEIDCTLVANRKPNHPKLEAFISHMSKASAVLMEGTLSTLPLYPSHSLCEMGELTQTGVVQHLKNGQLLRDIYLKKHKLLPKDWTTKHLYLETTGKSRTLQSGLALLYSLLPDFEWKKINFRHQWSTIFCSGSCDCPMRNQYLEKEQRRQYLLRVKNNQLENTYVEMAKIVGIPTRQLRAANPIDSMLCHFCHNVSFPCTKNGCIDMEHFKVIKTHQIEDERERRERKLYFKYALLASHPVLNQTVNRMLRIAEGKKEEIFVLYSAHDVTLSPVLSALGITEARFPRFAARLVFELWQDGERPADHFIRILYNGVDVTFHTSFCQEHHKHSSKPMCPLEDFVHFVKRDMFSVLNSSSYYDACHRKTF, encoded by the exons tCCATCTAACACCAGTAACACCAGTCAAAAATGGGATGAATGGTAAAAATCGCAAGAGAATAATGCCTGATCCATTGACTGAACCACCTGTGGTAGATCCTATTCATGAAGCTCGTATTTACTGCAATATTCCAAGCGTTACTGAACGTAGTGCGGAAG GTCATGCACCATATTATTTCAAGCTAATATCTGTTCATGTGTTAATTCGTCATGGAGATAGATACCCACTTTATGCCATTCCTAAAACAAAGAGGCCAGAAATTGACTGTACTTTGGTTGCTAATAG GAAGCCAAACCATCCTAAACTTGAAGCTTTCATCAGTCACATGTCGAAAGCATCTGCAGTCTTGATGGAAGGCACACTCAGTACCCTGCCTCTTTATCCTAGTCACTCACTGTGTGAGATGGGAGAGCTCACACAGACAG GTGTTGTTCAACACTTGAAGAATGGACAGCTGTTACGAGACATTTATTTAAAGAAACACAAACTCCTTCCAAAAGATTGGACCACAAAGCATCTTTACTTAGAGACAACTGGAAAAAGTCGAACTCTCCAAAGTGGACTGGCCTTGCTTTATAGTCTTCTCCCAGATTTTGAGTGGAAGAAAATTAACTTCAGGCACCAGTGGAGCACTATCTTCTGTTCTGGAAGTTGTGATTGCCCTATGAGAAATCAGTATCTAGAAAAGGAACAACGTCGCCAGTACCTCTTGCGTGTTAAAAACAACCAGTTAGAGAACACTTACGTGGAAATGGCAAAAATAGTGGGTATTCCCACACGGCAACTAAGAGCTGCTAATCCCATAGATTCTATGTTATGCCACTTTTGTCACAATGTCAGTTTCCCTTGTACCAAAAATGGCTGTATTGACATGGAGCATTTTAAAGTTATCAAGACACATCAGatagaggatgagagagagaggcgTGAAAGGAAACTTTATTTCAAGTATGCACTACTGGCCTCTCATCCTGTACTTAACCAGACAGTCAACCGGATGCTGCGCATtgcagaagggaagaaggaagagatttttgttctttattctgCTCATGATGTCACTTTGTCACCAGTTCTCAGTGCCTTGGGTATTACTGAAGCCAGGTTTCCAAGATTTGCAGCCAGATTGGTCTTTGAACTGTGGCAAGATGGGGAAAGACCTGCTGATCATTTTATCCGTATTCTTTATAATGGAGTTGATGTTACATTCCACACCTCTTTTTGCCAGGAACACCACAAGCATTCCAGCAAGCCTATGTGTCCTCTTGAAGATTTTGTTCACTTTGTCAAAAGGGACATGTTTTCAGTCTTAAATAGTAGTAGTTATTATGATGCATGTcatagaaaaacattttaa